AGTGCAAGGGGAAATGTGAGTTTGAGAGCCAATGGGAATTGTGATGTGAGTGCAATAGCTAAGAAATATTTCAATGGAGGCGGACATCCAAACGCAAGTGGAGGAAAAATTGAGGATTTTAAAGAGAGCTTTATTTATGAGGATATTAAAGATTCTGTTGAGCAGGTCTTTAAAGATTGTTAAAAATGCTAGGAATGTTTGATGGTATTTAGTTCTTATATTTTTATTTTTGCTTTTTTGCCTGTAATGCTTGCAGGATTCTATGGCTTAAAATATTTTAATCAAAATTTTTTGGCAAAACTTTTTTTGGTGCTTGGTAGCTTGTTTTTCTATGCTTTTTGGGAGATAAAATATCTTGGAATTCTTTTGTTTTCAATTTTTGCAAACTATGGAATTGCTTTATTAATCCTAAAGAGCCTTTCTAAAAATAACTCTAAAAAGAATAATCAAGCTAAATTTTATCTTTATTTTGGAATCTTTTTTAATCTTGCATTGCTTGGATTTTTTAAATACACAGACTTTTTCTTAGAAAACTTTAATTTATTTTCTAAAATTTTTCAATTAGATTTTAGTATTCCTTTGCCTCACATTCTTTTGCCACTTGCCATTTCGTTTTTTACTTTTCAGCAGATTGCTTTTTTGGTGGATTGTTACAAGAAAATTGATGTTAAAGATTTAGAAGAAGATACTTTTTTAGGCGATTCTAGGATTGATTTTTTAGATTATTGTTTGTTTGTTAGTTTTTTTCCGCAACTTATTGCAGGTCCTATCGTGCATCATAAAGAAATGATGCCGCAATTCCAAACGCTTTTTTGCAATACTTGGATAGAGTGGGATAAGATTGCAAAAGGTGTGTTTATCTTTTCTATAGGTTTGTTTAAAAAAGTTTTTATTGCAGATAGCTTTGCAAAATGGGCGAATAATGGATTTAGCATAGTAGAAAATGGCGGATTTTTAAATATGGCAGAATCTTGGGTAACTTCGCTTTCTTATACCTTTCAGCTTTATTTTGACTTTAGTGGATATTGCGATATGGCAATAGGTTTGGGATTGTTTTTTGGAATCTTTTTACCAATTAACTTTAATTCGCCTTATAAATCACTCAATATTACGGAGTTTTGGAGAAAATGGCATATCACTTTGGGCAAGTTTTTAAAAGATTATCTTTATATCCCGCTAGGAGGGAATAAGGGCTCAAAGATTCTTACGCTTAGGAATCTTTTTATTGTTGCTTTTTTAAGTGGAATTTGGCATGGGGCTGGTTTTGGGTTTGTGATTTGGGGTGCATTGCATGGGATTGCAATGTGTTTGCATAGAGCTTATGGATATTTGTTAGAATCTTTTAATTGGCAAAAAAGCGCATTTTTGCAAAGCCGTTTTTATAAGATTCTCTGTTGGTTTCTTACTTTTAATTTTCTTAATCTCACTTGGATATTCTTTAGAGCAGAGAATTTACAAGGTGCTTTGAATTTATTGCAAGGAATGTTTGGAATTGTATGGGTAGAATTACCAGAAAAAGCAAGACATATCCCCAAACTTCTAGCACAGATTGAGGGAAGAAATGAAACATTATTTTATTTAATCATTGGGTTTATTGTGATTTTATGTGCAAAAAATAGCATTGAGCTTTTAGAGGATTTTAAGCCCTCATGGAAGAATGTTCTTTTTGCGGGAATTTTATTTTATGTTTCTATTGTTACGCTTAGTATAACTCCTTATGTAGAGTTTATCTATTTTAATTTTTAGGGATTTTATGAGTTATTTTAGATTTATTGTTTATTCGTTTGCATTTTTTATTTTATTGTCTTTTTTATCTTTGGGGTTAATTTATTTTTATGATCCTATGCAAATCTTCCATAAGAGTTTTTTAAAGGAAGAAAGATTTTTTGGTGAGATGCGATTAGGAGCTAGGGCTATTATTAAGCATTATGATTTTGATTCTTATATTTTGGGAACTTCAATGCTCCAAAATACCTCTGCAAAAGAAGCTAATAGGAAATTAGGAGGTAATTGGGTTAATATTTCTCCTGCTGCTAGCACTACCAAAGAGAGAGGAATTATTTTGAATTATTTATTTAGGTATCAAAACCCTAAGACTCTTATTTATTCTTTGGATGCTTTTGGTGATGAAGTTTCAACTAAGCCAAATTTTCGACTTCTTTATGATGAATCCTTTTTAAATGACTTTGAGGCTTATTTGAATGATAGATTTATCATCTGCACTTTAACTTTTAGCAAAAAAGAAAAATGCATTGGAAAAGAAAACCTAGAAACGCTTTTGCAATGGATTAGGGAAGAGAAGCACCAAAAAAGATTGGGTGGTTTTGAGAATTGGATCAAATACAATCCAGATATTTTTAAGCAAGAGTCATTAAAAAGCCTTCCGCAAAGTAAGCCTGTAGAATTTGATCTTAATCGCATTGATGTAAGTAAGGAGCAAGAGCTATTAGAAACTTTTCTCCTTTCTTTTATAAAAAAATATCCTAATACCCAATTTCATTTGATTTTACCCCCTTATTCAAGACTTCATTTTAAAATTAATCCTAAAGCGTTTATAGAGCGAAAAAAAATTACTTATTGGTTGCTTGAGCAAACAAAAGATTTAAAAAATGTTACAATCTATGGATTTGATACTTTAGATTACGCAGATGATATAGGAAATTATGCAGGAGATACTATTCATTATAAGAATGATATGAATTCTTTGGAGCTTGATTCAATACAAAATAAAAAGCATATTTTAACGCCTGATAATATAGAATCTTATTTTGATATTTTTGAGCAAAAAATCCAAGATTATGATTTAACGCCGCTAATTAATATTGTAAAAGATTCAAAAATATTAGAGAAATAAGCACTAAGGCTATCAAAAATAGCCAAGCAAAAGGGAGAAGATAATGAGCAAAGAGAGAATTAAGGAATTAGAAGAAGAGATTGAAGAGCTTTCTATTCAACTTAGTGATATGCTTTGTGTGGCACTTAAGCTCTCAGGTGTGGTTGAAGCCAAAATGCAAGAAGCGTTAGATGCTTATATTGATGGGCTTGATGAGGAGAGCTTGGAATATGGAGTGAAGGAAATTTTAGAAAATATTGAAAAGCTTAAAAAAAATAAGCCAGAATTTTTTGGAAAAAAGTAATGCTAGATTCAAAAGTTACAAAAAATGGTGTGGTTTTAGAATCTAGAATCAAAAGAATTGCGATTCTCTTTAGTGGAAATGGAAGCAATTTAGAAGCTTTAATTCGTAGCTTGAATGGGAAATATTTCAAAAAGCAGGGAAAATTTACTCCCAAAGATTCGCAAGGATTTTTGATTGGGGGATTAGAGTTTGAGTTTGTAGAGGCAACAAAAGAGGATCAAGGTGCATTTAGGGTTGAAGTTGTATTAGCTCTAAGTAATAAGGCAGAAGCTTATGGTTTGGAGCGTGCCAAGAGATTGGGTGTCAAAACACGGGTGCTAGAGAGCAAGAATTTTGCTAAGCGTGAAGATTTTGATAAAGAACTTGTTGGGATTTTAAGAGAATATGAGTTGGATTTATGCGTTTTGGCAGGATTTATGCGCATTTTAACTCCAGTTTTTACTTCTGCTATAAGGGCTATTAATATTCATCCATCGCTTTTGCCACTCTTTAAAGGGGCTAATGGAATCAAAGAAAGTTTTGATTCGGAGATGAAGTTAGGTGGGGTTAGCGTGCATTGGGTGAGTGAGGAGCTAGATAGCGGAGAGATAATCGCACAAGGGGTGATAGCTAAGCTTGAGAGTTTGGAGGCGTATGAAGCAGCAATTCACTGCTTGGAGCATTATTTGTATCCTTTAGCAGTGTTAGAGGTAATAAGTAGAGATGATTAAAAGAGATGAAAAAAATAAAAATTAGTGCGGTTTTGATTGTCAAAAATGCAGAAGCGACACTACAAGAATGCCTAGATTCTTTGCAAAACTTTGATGAAATTATTTTGCTTGATAATGGTAGTAGCGATAATACACAAAAAATCGCACAAGATTTTAATGTATTGCATAAGAATCTTAAGATTTATACAAGTGAATTTATTGGGTTTGGTGCGTTGAAAAATCTTGCTGTGAGTTATGCGAGTAATGATTGGATTTTTAGCATTGATTCAGATGAGGTCTTAGAATCTAATACCTTTGAGTTACTTGCAAAACTTTTTAGTAATTTAGAGGATTTTCCTCCTTCTTGCACTCTTATTGCAATGCCACGCAAAAATCTCTATAATGGCGAGTGGATTAAGGCTTGTGGGTGGTATCCTGATTTTGTAACACGCGTGTTTTGCAAGAATTACACGCGTTTTAATGATAATATTGTGCATGAAAGTATTGTGATACCTAAGGATGCAAAAGTGCTTAAGCTAGATTCTGGACTTAAGCATTATGCTTTTAATGGCATTTCCCATTTGCTTGAGAAAATGCAGCGTTATTCGACTCTTTGGGCACAGCAAAATGCCAACAAAGCTTCAAGCCCATTAAAAGCAATCATTCATGGAAGTTGGACATTCTTTAGGAATTATATCTTTAAAAAAGGCTTTTTATATGGTTACAAAGGCTTTGTGATTTCGGTGTGTAATGGACTTGGTGCTTTTTTTAAATATATGAAACTTTATGAAAATACTATTCAAAAACCCAAAAGCGTTTCGCTCATCATCACTACTTATAATCAAAAAGAAAAGTTAGCATTAGTTTTAGATTCTGTAAGGGATTTGTCTGTGTTGCCCACAGAAGTGCTGATTGCCGATGATGGTAGCAAAGAAGACACAAGAGAGCTAATAGAATCCTATGCACGCACCTTTCCTTGTCCGCTTAGGCATATTTGGCAAGAAGATAGGGGTTTTATGTTAAGTGCGATTCGTAACCAAGCCATAAAGGCAGCAAAAGGGGAGTATATCATTATCATTGATGGTGATATGATTCTTCATCCATTATTTGTTGCAGATCATTTGGCTTTTGCTACACCAAAGGTATTTTTGCAAGGCTCGCGCGTGATTTTGGATTCTCCTGCTTCACAAGCAATGCTAGAAGCAAGACAAAATAATCAAATAAAGGCTTATGAAAGTGCTTTTAATTTGGGAGGATTCAAAGCAAAGCGATGTAGGATTCTAGCACGAATTATTTTTGAATTTTCGCATTTAGATTCGAAGTTTTTTGATAAAAAAGATTTTATTAAGGGTATCCGAGGATGCAATATGAGCTTTTATAAATCCGATTGTGAAGCCATTAAGGGCTTTAATGAAAATTTTGTGGGTTGGGGGCGTGAGGATAGTGAGTTTGTTGCCCGATTTTTATTTAATGGTGGAGTGTTTAGACGATTGAAGTTTGCCGCAGTGGCTTATCATATTTATCACCCTGAAAATACGCGTGATATGCTAGAATCTAACCATAAAATTTATTTGCAAACTATCAAAGAAAAAAAGATTCTATGGTAATGGGTTGGGAGAAATTGAAAGTGAGATAGCAAAAATGAAGATTGTTTTGACAATTGGGGATCTTAGCATACGAGGTGGTGCAGAACGCGTGGTGGTGAATTTCGCTGAGACACTTTATGAGAATGGACATAGGGTTGAGATTTTGAGTTTTTATCGTTCTAATGAAACATTGCCCTATGCGATTTCACCGCAGATTAAAGTTAGCTTTATGCATAAAAAATCACAAGATTCTATGCGAAAAAAGCCATTATATAAACTTTATTATAAGATTTATGAAAGCTATCTTTTAAATAAAATGTATCCTAATGCTGATGTGATTATTTTTAACAATTCTCCCCATTTTCCTTTTTTTAAAAATCCTAAAACTTGCTATATTAAATTTGTGCATTCTGCATTTAAGCGTTTTTTGAAGCGATTTAATTCTTTTGATGCTTTGGTGGTTTTGAGTGGCAGACAAATTGAGATTTGGAAAAAATATCATCAAAATGTTGTGGTGATTCCAAATTTTATTAAAGCATTTTTAGATCAAACTTCAGATTTAAATCAAAAGAGAGTGTTGTGTGTTGGTAGGATTACCCCAAATGATGAAAAAGGATTTTTGCGACTTGTAGATATTTGGGAGATTGTGCAACAAAACTCTAAAAACAAAGAATGGAAGTTGTGTATCATCGCAGGAGTCGAATCACCAAAAGAAGAGCCTTTTAAAGAAAAGCTAGAGCGTAAAATTATTCAAAAAAACTTGCAAAATTCTGTGATTCTTAAGCCCTTTAGCAATGAGATTTACAAAGAATACTTACAAGCAAGTTTTTATGCTATGACAAGCTATGCAGAAGGTCTCCCTATGGTGCTTGTGGAGGCAAGTAGTTGTGGGCTACCTTGCATTGCTTTTGATATTAATACAGGACCAAGTGATATTATTGAAAATCGGGTGAGTGGATTTTTGGTGCAAGATGGAGATTTACAAGGCTATGCAAGAGCAATGCAGAAGCTTATGGAAAATGAAGAGCTAAGGCACAAAATGGGATCTAAGGCTAAAGAAATCGTGGAGGAAAAATTCTCTAAACGCAAAGTTTTGGAGCAATGGGAAGAATTATTTAAAGTTTTAAAAAATAAAAATAGAATCGCTTGAAAAATAAAAGCCAAAAAACAAAAATCCTTAAGTTAGGATTTTATTGCTTGTTTGTGGGTGGCATATTTTTTGTAGTGTTTCTTGATTTTATAGATTTTTGGGATGATGTTTAAGAGATTTTTATTGTGTTTTCTAGCATATAAAATCACTTCCCCAAGCACACAACAAAGCCCAAATTGCGAATCAGGTATCTTGGAGACTTCTTGTAAAAGTTTAGAATCATTATCGCTTTTTAGGAGTTTGGAGAGATTAAAATAACCTAAAAAGTTAGTGGTGTATAGCAGTGCATAATAGCCTAAAATAGCAAAGAGTTTATAATCGCTTATTTGTGATTTTTGTTTAAGCAGTTTGTCTCCAAAAATAGGGGTTTGTTGGGCATATTCCCACCAAATATCATTAATATTGTTTCCTTTGTAATCTTGATAGCTTTGGAGATATCGCCAAGGCTTCTCTCCATAATGCAATATTTTTGGGTTTTTAAAACTTTTATTAAAGGCTTCTCTTGTGTAGTTTAGGCGATTCTTGCATTCATCTTTGCAAAGGACATAAAGCAGGGTAATGCATTGAAAATTGTATGCAAAGGGGAGTTTCAAGCGTTTGTTTATAGGGATTGTGAAGTTAAGTAAATCTTGATCGGCGGCTTTAATATAGGTGCATTTTTTGGCTAGATTCTCACATTTCTCCCAAATTTGTTCTTTAATATATTGCTTGGAGTTTATCAGTAAAAATCCAGAATTAAAGTAATTTTCATCAAAATAAAAAGTTTTTTTATAGTTATTTTCTTGGTATTTGATTTTTCGATTCTTGGAACCACAATCGCCGATGATTCCAGCGATATTATCTTTCAAATCTAGGGCAAATAATTCCCTTAAATCACACAAAACAAGCATATCTGAATCTAAATAAAGGCATTTTTGCGGAGCGGGTTTGATGTAATCTTGCCATTTTAGGCGGTAATAGGGTAGGTGGCTACTATGGGCAGCACCTGAAATAGGGAAGTGAGCAAAATCTATGTCATTAATAATGTGAATTTGAAGAGTGCAGGGGTAAAAGGCACTAAGCTCTTGAATGAAGTTTTGAAGTTTGGTTTGTAAATCTTTGGGGATTGAATCGCTTAAAATATGAAAGACATAACCTTCGCTTTTGTCTAGTTTATCTAAGTTGTCGTATTGTAATCTTGGATAATCTAAGCTTGGCAAAGAATCGCTTGGGGTGGTGCAAAAATCTTTGAAGCTTTTTTGTGGATTGGTGTTTTTAATAATGCTTGTAATTAAAACGGCAGTGTAGGGAATGTAGTTTTTATCAGCGCTAAAGAAAATATGAAACATATTCAACCTTTAAATAAGGAATTATAGCGTATAATTATGGGTAAAATATGTTATGGTAGAATTACAATTAAAGTTAAATGAAATTTGTATCTATTAAATGTTTTGAATAATGGTGGGCATTATGAAAGGTATTGTTTTAGCAGGAGGAAGTGGGACTCGGTTGTATCCAGCAACTTTAGGAGTTTCAAAGCAACTTCTTCCTATTTATGATAAGCCAATGATTTATTATCCATTGTCTGTTTTAATGTTAGCACAGATTCAGGAAGTTTTGATTATTTCTACCCCAAAAGACACTCCGCGTTTTGAAGAAATATTTGGGGATGGAAGTTGGCTTGGGATGAAGATTAGCTATTGTGTGCAAAAATCTCCAGATGGTTTAGCACAAGGGTTAATTTTGGCAGAAGATTTTATTCAAAAAGATGAAATAGCTTTGATTTTGGGTGATAATGTGTTTTATGGGCAAGGGTTTTCACCTATGCTTTTAGAAGCAAAACAAAGAACAAAGGAAGGAATGGCAACTATTTTCCCTTATCGTGTTAAAAATCCTAAGAGTTTTGGAGTTGTAGAGTTTGATTCTAAAGGCAAGGTATTAAACATAGAAGAAAAACCACAGAATCCTAAAAGTAATTTTGCAGTTACAGGACTTTATTTTTATGATAATGAAGCTATTAGTATTGCAAAAAGTCTAAAGCCTTCATCGCGTGGGGAATTAGAAATTACGGATGTTAATAATGTCTATTTGAAGCAGGGTAAATTGTATGCACAAAGTTTGGGTAGAGGATTTGCTTGGCTTGATACTGGAACGCATGATAATCTTATTGAAGCTTCTAGTTTTGTGCAGACTATTGAGCTTAGGCAGGGTTATAAGGTGGCTTGTTTGGAGGAGATTGCTTATCATAATGGCTGGATTGGAGAGCAGCTACTTTTAGAGAGAGCAAGTCTTTTGAAAAAAAGTGGCTATGGAGATTATTTGAATAAGATTTTGGAGCAGGATATTTGAGGCGAAATATTTTAATAACAGGTGGTGCTGGATTTATAGGAAGCAATTTTATTATTTATTTTCTTGGTAAATATCCTTATTATAAAATCATTAATTTAGATTTATTGACTTACGCTGGAAAACTAGAGAATCTAAAAGAAATTGGGTGTAATGAGAATTATACCTTTATCCAAGGCGATATTTGCGATAGTGAGCTTGTGGCAAGAATTTTTAGTGAATATGAAATTACAGATGTGATTCATTTTGCAGCTGAATCGCATGTGGATAATTCTATTCTTAATCCTCAAGCATTTATTCAAACAAATGTTAATGGGACTTTTAACCTTTTGCATCATTCATATTTAAATTGGTTTGATTCTCCTAATAAACCAAAAACGGGCAAAGAAGATTGCGTGTTTCATCATATTAGCACCGATGAGGTTTTTGGAAGTTTGGGAGAGAGCGGATATTTTAGCGAAACCACTCCTTATGCACCCAATTCTCCTTATAGTGCTTCTAAGGCTTCTAGTGATATGTTAGTGCGTAGCTATCATCACACCTATGGGCTTAATACTTTCATTACTAATTGTTCTAATAATTATGGTCCTAAACAACACGATGAGAAGCTTATTCCGACAATTATTAGAAATGCTTTGAGGGGGAGTGAGATTCCAATTTATGGAGATGGTAAGAATATTAGAGATTG
This portion of the Helicobacter canadensis MIT 98-5491 genome encodes:
- a CDS encoding MBOAT family O-acyltransferase; translation: MVFSSYIFIFAFLPVMLAGFYGLKYFNQNFLAKLFLVLGSLFFYAFWEIKYLGILLFSIFANYGIALLILKSLSKNNSKKNNQAKFYLYFGIFFNLALLGFFKYTDFFLENFNLFSKIFQLDFSIPLPHILLPLAISFFTFQQIAFLVDCYKKIDVKDLEEDTFLGDSRIDFLDYCLFVSFFPQLIAGPIVHHKEMMPQFQTLFCNTWIEWDKIAKGVFIFSIGLFKKVFIADSFAKWANNGFSIVENGGFLNMAESWVTSLSYTFQLYFDFSGYCDMAIGLGLFFGIFLPINFNSPYKSLNITEFWRKWHITLGKFLKDYLYIPLGGNKGSKILTLRNLFIVAFLSGIWHGAGFGFVIWGALHGIAMCLHRAYGYLLESFNWQKSAFLQSRFYKILCWFLTFNFLNLTWIFFRAENLQGALNLLQGMFGIVWVELPEKARHIPKLLAQIEGRNETLFYLIIGFIVILCAKNSIELLEDFKPSWKNVLFAGILFYVSIVTLSITPYVEFIYFNF
- the purN gene encoding phosphoribosylglycinamide formyltransferase codes for the protein MLDSKVTKNGVVLESRIKRIAILFSGNGSNLEALIRSLNGKYFKKQGKFTPKDSQGFLIGGLEFEFVEATKEDQGAFRVEVVLALSNKAEAYGLERAKRLGVKTRVLESKNFAKREDFDKELVGILREYELDLCVLAGFMRILTPVFTSAIRAINIHPSLLPLFKGANGIKESFDSEMKLGGVSVHWVSEELDSGEIIAQGVIAKLESLEAYEAAIHCLEHYLYPLAVLEVISRDD
- a CDS encoding glycosyltransferase family 2 protein; this encodes MKKIKISAVLIVKNAEATLQECLDSLQNFDEIILLDNGSSDNTQKIAQDFNVLHKNLKIYTSEFIGFGALKNLAVSYASNDWIFSIDSDEVLESNTFELLAKLFSNLEDFPPSCTLIAMPRKNLYNGEWIKACGWYPDFVTRVFCKNYTRFNDNIVHESIVIPKDAKVLKLDSGLKHYAFNGISHLLEKMQRYSTLWAQQNANKASSPLKAIIHGSWTFFRNYIFKKGFLYGYKGFVISVCNGLGAFFKYMKLYENTIQKPKSVSLIITTYNQKEKLALVLDSVRDLSVLPTEVLIADDGSKEDTRELIESYARTFPCPLRHIWQEDRGFMLSAIRNQAIKAAKGEYIIIIDGDMILHPLFVADHLAFATPKVFLQGSRVILDSPASQAMLEARQNNQIKAYESAFNLGGFKAKRCRILARIIFEFSHLDSKFFDKKDFIKGIRGCNMSFYKSDCEAIKGFNENFVGWGREDSEFVARFLFNGGVFRRLKFAAVAYHIYHPENTRDMLESNHKIYLQTIKEKKILW
- a CDS encoding glycosyltransferase family 4 protein, translating into MKIVLTIGDLSIRGGAERVVVNFAETLYENGHRVEILSFYRSNETLPYAISPQIKVSFMHKKSQDSMRKKPLYKLYYKIYESYLLNKMYPNADVIIFNNSPHFPFFKNPKTCYIKFVHSAFKRFLKRFNSFDALVVLSGRQIEIWKKYHQNVVVIPNFIKAFLDQTSDLNQKRVLCVGRITPNDEKGFLRLVDIWEIVQQNSKNKEWKLCIIAGVESPKEEPFKEKLERKIIQKNLQNSVILKPFSNEIYKEYLQASFYAMTSYAEGLPMVLVEASSCGLPCIAFDINTGPSDIIENRVSGFLVQDGDLQGYARAMQKLMENEELRHKMGSKAKEIVEEKFSKRKVLEQWEELFKVLKNKNRIA
- a CDS encoding glycosyltransferase family 8 protein produces the protein MFHIFFSADKNYIPYTAVLITSIIKNTNPQKSFKDFCTTPSDSLPSLDYPRLQYDNLDKLDKSEGYVFHILSDSIPKDLQTKLQNFIQELSAFYPCTLQIHIINDIDFAHFPISGAAHSSHLPYYRLKWQDYIKPAPQKCLYLDSDMLVLCDLRELFALDLKDNIAGIIGDCGSKNRKIKYQENNYKKTFYFDENYFNSGFLLINSKQYIKEQIWEKCENLAKKCTYIKAADQDLLNFTIPINKRLKLPFAYNFQCITLLYVLCKDECKNRLNYTREAFNKSFKNPKILHYGEKPWRYLQSYQDYKGNNINDIWWEYAQQTPIFGDKLLKQKSQISDYKLFAILGYYALLYTTNFLGYFNLSKLLKSDNDSKLLQEVSKIPDSQFGLCCVLGEVILYARKHNKNLLNIIPKIYKIKKHYKKYATHKQAIKS
- the rfbA gene encoding glucose-1-phosphate thymidylyltransferase RfbA, yielding MKGIVLAGGSGTRLYPATLGVSKQLLPIYDKPMIYYPLSVLMLAQIQEVLIISTPKDTPRFEEIFGDGSWLGMKISYCVQKSPDGLAQGLILAEDFIQKDEIALILGDNVFYGQGFSPMLLEAKQRTKEGMATIFPYRVKNPKSFGVVEFDSKGKVLNIEEKPQNPKSNFAVTGLYFYDNEAISIAKSLKPSSRGELEITDVNNVYLKQGKLYAQSLGRGFAWLDTGTHDNLIEASSFVQTIELRQGYKVACLEEIAYHNGWIGEQLLLERASLLKKSGYGDYLNKILEQDI
- the rfbB gene encoding dTDP-glucose 4,6-dehydratase, with product MRRNILITGGAGFIGSNFIIYFLGKYPYYKIINLDLLTYAGKLENLKEIGCNENYTFIQGDICDSELVARIFSEYEITDVIHFAAESHVDNSILNPQAFIQTNVNGTFNLLHHSYLNWFDSPNKPKTGKEDCVFHHISTDEVFGSLGESGYFSETTPYAPNSPYSASKASSDMLVRSYHHTYGLNTFITNCSNNYGPKQHDEKLIPTIIRNALRGSEIPIYGDGKNIRDWLYVEDHCRAIDLVFHSRFFGESFNIGGNNEKNNLEIATLICDILDKKKPQNRSYKEQIGFVQDRAGHDRRYAIDSSKIYKVFNWQPQESFESGILKTIDWYLREYEGLVYGL